A region of the Kribbella sp. NBC_01245 genome:
CGCACCGCAGCGCGACGCCGTGCGCAGTGTGCAGCCCGCTCACCACAGCGCCCATCTCCACGCCCAGCGGCCCGGCGAGCGGCGACGCCATCGCCTCGACCACCGTGACCTCGAGGCCGAGTGCGTTGGCCGTAGCGGCGACCTCGCCGCCGATGAAGCCGGCACCGATGACCACCAGGCGCGCTCCGGGCTGCAACTCCGCCCGCAGCGCGACGGCATCCTCGAGCGTCCGCAACGAGTGCACGCCGGCCAGGCCCGCCGATCCGGGCAACGCGCGGGCGCGGGCGCCGGTCGCGAGAATCACGCCGTCGCTGCCGACCCGGGTGCCGTTGGCGAGGATCACCTCGCGGGCGGCCGGGCTCAGCGAGACGGCCGGCGACCCGAGCAGCCAGCGCGCTTCCAGGTCGTCGTCATCGGCCGACTCCAGCGCCAGCACGTCAGCGTCGATCTTGCCGGCCAGGAACTCCTTCGACAGCGGCGGCCGGTCGTAGGGCCGGTGCCGCTCGTCGCCGACGACCACGACCTGACCGTCGAACCCCTGTGTCCGCAGCGCCTGCGCGGCGTAGAGACCAGCGAGCGAGGCACCGACGATCGTGATCGTCCTCATGACGACACCCCGAACGTGACACCGGGCGGGAGGTTGGGCTCGGCATCGGACAGCTCCACACAGATGTGGTCGTCCTCGATGTGCACGGCGTGGGTCCGGAT
Encoded here:
- a CDS encoding NAD(P)/FAD-dependent oxidoreductase, encoding MRTITIVGASLAGLYAAQALRTQGFDGQVVVVGDERHRPYDRPPLSKEFLAGKIDADVLALESADDDDLEARWLLGSPAVSLSPAAREVILANGTRVGSDGVILATGARARALPGSAGLAGVHSLRTLEDAVALRAELQPGARLVVIGAGFIGGEVAATANALGLEVTVVEAMASPLAGPLGVEMGAVVSGLHTAHGVALRCGVGVRGLVGAERVEAVELADGTVLPADVVVVGIGAIPNVEWLIRSGVALGNGVECDHQGRTSVPTVMAVGDCAAWYDQRLGRSHRVEHWTGAMERPAIAVAALLGGDNPRQAAVPYFWSDQYDVRIQFAGHAAEADSVTVEDGTAEGRDLLAVYRRGEIPVGVLGMNQPRLFGRWRRRLNAAVPV